Below is a genomic region from Balaenoptera ricei isolate mBalRic1 chromosome 3, mBalRic1.hap2, whole genome shotgun sequence.
CTCTCAGTTCCAGGAAAATAAGAAGCCAAAACTCCAAAAATAGAGAACTTTATTATCAGGGCAAAGTgtttggggctgggggaggggaactggggcccagccccaggagtctggggtggggaagagggtgaCACACAGTACACAGAGAAGGCACAAATGGGGAGGCCCCCCTCCCTGACAGAGCGTCCACCTGGTTACCCACCAGGACCCCAggtctccccctttcccctctagAGAAGCACCCATGGCTGGTCTCAGACAGAGACCCACGTTTGGAGAAGACTTCTTCTCCATTTCCCTCCCCGCTTCTGCCTCCAAACCCTTCTGCTCACCTACCCATCAGTCCCCACCTGCAGGACCCAGCAGCTGGTCCAGTGTCCCAGGATGTGACAAGTCACAGGCCTCTCTCAGtgcggagggggcgggggggacacGGAGCACACCCTCAGTTTTCATTCGGCCCGACCCTCCAAGCCTGGGTGAGGCAGCAGGGCCATCAGCGGTCCCAGCGTCCCCCGATCTTTGGTTCCACCTCCCACCACTGACTTGGGCTGGTGAGCACGGCAGGCCCGAGACACCAGCTCTGTCACTCCCACACCTCGGTCCAGATGGCCCCgtggtaggggtggggtgggggccggggCATGCTGAGCCGCAAGGGCTGGCCTACCTGCTTGCTGGGGTATTTGGGGGGGTTGGTGCGGTAGCTGTAGTCGGAGTACTGCTCAGAGCCCGTGGACGTCGTGTCCCCAGTGCCTACGAAAGTGTTGGCTGGTGGCAGGTCCTGCACCACCTGGTGCTTCTTGGAGGCGGAGGGTGACTGGGGCTGCAGCTGGATGGAAGGCAGCGGGGAATTAGAGCGATAGTGGCGGCCGAGGTCAGGGCTGCCTGGTGGGTAGTTGAGGGGCAGGTGGATGCGGGGGCTGTCCCCAGGGGCATCGCTCATCAGGTTGAACTTGAGGGATTTCTGCAGCCCGGCCTCATCCTCGTCCTCCACCGGCTTCACGGGCTTAGGAGACTTGCTCTTCTTGcccttgcttttgtttcccttggaaACTTTGCTGCTGGGCTTGGGAGCATACAGGTCCTTGGTCTCCTTCTTGCCAGCCTGGTAGCCACTCTTGGCCTCCCGTTGCCGGCAGTAGCGCACGAGCACGGCCAGGGCGATGAGCAAGGCCACGGCCACGACACCCGCCACCACGCCAAATAGGATGTTGCTGCGCTGCTTGGAGCGCTCGTATTCCGGATCCCCAGCAATGTCGATGTCCAGCGGCGTGTCCAGGCTGTGGCCCAGCAGGGTCTCCAGCAGGGTGCGGTTGGCCAGGGTGTCATTGACATACAAGTGGACCAAGGCTGTGCCATAGCGAGGGGGCTTGCCACGGTCACTGACCTTCACCACTAAGCGGTGCAGCCCGTGGTGGCGCCGCTCAATCTCCTTTTCCAGGGTGATGGCACCGGAATGTGACCCAATCTGGAAGAGTCCGTAAGGGTTGCCACCGGCGATGCTGTAGGTCAGCTCAGCGTTGACACCAGAGTCAATGTCCTCAGCTGTCACCTGGCTGACCGTCTCACCCAGACGGGTCTGCGGGGTCAGCAGCCGGTGGGAGGTGTTGGAAGGGGCGGTGATAAAGGGTGCATTGTCATTCTCATCCAGCACGTTGATGGTGACGCCAACGTAAGCCGAGCGAGGTGGGACGCCGCCGTCCACCGCCTTCAGCTGGAAGGTATAGGTGCTTTGCTGCTCCCGATCGAAGCTCAGGCTGGAGAGGATGGTGCCCGTGCCGTTCTGGATAACAAAATCACCATTGTCCTGCTCCACCGTGAGCTGCACCCGGGCGTTCTCCCCCTTGTCCCCATCAATGACCGTCACCATGCCCACTGGACTCAGCGCCGGCATGTTCTCCATCACTGAGAAGTTGTAGCCACTCAGCATAAACTTGGGGTCATTGTCATTGCAGTCCAGCACGTTGACAAGGACGGTGGCTGTGCCTTGGAGGCTGGGGCTGCCCCGGTCGGCTGCCACCACCTTCAACTCATAGCTTTCCCTCTGTTCCCTATCAAGGGATGTCTTCACCCGGATCTCTCCAGTTTCAGGTGAGATGGTGAAGAGGCCCTTGGCAGCCGGCTCAGGCTCCAGAGAGTAAACCAGCTCAGCATTGGAGCCCGAGTCGGCATCACTGGCAGTGACCTCAGCGACCACTTCACCTGGCTTGTTGTTTTCTGGGAAGGCAACCTCAGTGACGCTCTGGGTGAAGACAGGTGCATTGTCATTGACATCCACCACCTGCACCTTGAGGGAATTGGTGCTCGAGAGTGGGGGGTTGCCAGAGTCCACGGCCACAATCTCAATGGTGTAGTCTTTGACCTTCTCATAGTCGAGCGGGGTGGTCGTCTGCAGGAAGTACTTCTTCTTGCTGTCACTTCCCGTGTCACTGGCCTGGCGGAGCTGGAAGGGCACGTCACCTGCCACCACACAGGTGACAGCTGCATTTTCTCCCTCATCTCGGTCAGATACCTGCACCAGGGCCACAGCTGTCTCTTCTGCCACATCCTCTGAGATGTTAGCCATCCCGTCTTGGTGAGTCACCAGCCCTATGCCCCGGATTTCAATGGTGGGGGCATTGTCGTTCATGTCCTTCACGGTCACCACCACTTGGGCTCGGGCACTCTTGGGGTTGGTGCCTCGGTCCTTGGCAAGCACCGAGAAGCGCAGGGTGCTTAGGTCCTCGCGGTCCACGGGGCCCTGCACAGTGATAAGTCCCGTGTTCCTGTCCAGTCTCAGAAGACGCCTCACAACTTCGGGCACCTGGTGGAACGTGTAGTCGATCTCTGCGTTGGCACCTTGGTCGGAGTCATTGGCCTTCACCTACAGGGCAGGGGGAATAAACAAGGAAAACAGGGCTGGGTTAGTTTGGGGATAACAAATTAAGGGACACATTGCTGCCTTTCCAACGAACATGGCAGACACAACTAATCTAACAAGGCACCCTTTCCAAAAGCAGCACACGCATGCCCTGCCCTTTTCCCAATCCTGACACTTTGGCATATATTACTGATCTTTTTCCCTGAAGAGCACAGATACAGCCCACAAATCCTCAGTGGTGCTACAAGCTACTACTAGAGATGGGACAGGGCAGAATTGAACTCTACTTATCACTCCTATACTAGTCCGCCCAAATATGGGGATGAGGATCCAATTAGCAACTAGGGCAGCCCTTCCACCCAATTAAACTGGCCTTCAAACCCTTCTGAAGAGCTGGAAAGGTGTGAATAGTAGAGATGGTGTGTATGCATGACATATGTGTGcaacatgcatgcatgcacacacacgtgttgTGATTATGTGAGAAGGTATGTGTTTATGCACGTGTCTATTGGCGCACGAATGGAGACCCACGTGCCCCTCTGGAGGCCACAGGTGAGGGGATTTCTTTTTTGAAAGGAGCCAGGTAGGGATGTGGGTCAGAGGGAGCCCGCCAGGGCCAGGCCAGGTCACTACTCTGTCAAAACCGGGGAAACCTGTTtcatctctcttcccctcccagggctggtgctggcTAGGCATCAACTTGAGGAATCCAGCCGAGCCTGCggccaggagggaggggctggtgcaGGCCACAGAGCCTGCTGGCAGCGGGCTGGGCTCCCAGCATCCCACAATGAACTGTCTGTCCCTTTGCAGTGGGCACGTCCTCCCACGCCAAGACCGACACACACTCGGCCCAAGTCTATACAAACATGGGTGGTAATGGGGCAACAGGAGCCAGGTGGGAATGGTCATGAGGTAGCACTGGTCAGGGAGAAACAAGAGGGTTGGAGTTAGGTCACAGCCCAACAGAATGTGATGGC
It encodes:
- the PCDH1 gene encoding protocadherin-1 isoform X1, with the translated sequence MDCRARGLRCPEAALLILEPARMGSLRHSPGPGGQRLLLPALLLALLLLLAPSPGHATRVVYKVPEEQPPNTLIGSLAADYGFPDVGHLYKLEVGAPYLRVDGKTGDIFTTETSIDREGLRECQNQLPGEPCILEFEVSITDLVQNGSPRLLEGQIEVQDINDNTPNFASPVITLPIPENTNIGSLFPIPVASDRDAGPNGVASYELQVGPEAQELFGLQVAEDQDGKQPQLIVMGNLDRERLDSYDLTIKVQDGGNPPRASSALLRVTVLDTNDNAPKFERPSYEAELSENSPIGHSVIQVKANDSDQGANAEIDYTFHQVPEVVRRLLRLDRNTGLITVQGPVDREDLSTLRFSVLAKDRGTNPKSARAQVVVTVKDMNDNAPTIEIRGIGLVTHQDGMANISEDVAEETAVALVQVSDRDEGENAAVTCVVAGDVPFQLRQASDTGSDSKKKYFLQTTTPLDYEKVKDYTIEIVAVDSGNPPLSSTNSLKVQVVDVNDNAPVFTQSVTEVAFPENNKPGEVVAEVTASDADSGSNAELVYSLEPEPAAKGLFTISPETGEIRVKTSLDREQRESYELKVVAADRGSPSLQGTATVLVNVLDCNDNDPKFMLSGYNFSVMENMPALSPVGMVTVIDGDKGENARVQLTVEQDNGDFVIQNGTGTILSSLSFDREQQSTYTFQLKAVDGGVPPRSAYVGVTINVLDENDNAPFITAPSNTSHRLLTPQTRLGETVSQVTAEDIDSGVNAELTYSIAGGNPYGLFQIGSHSGAITLEKEIERRHHGLHRLVVKVSDRGKPPRYGTALVHLYVNDTLANRTLLETLLGHSLDTPLDIDIAGDPEYERSKQRSNILFGVVAGVVAVALLIALAVLVRYCRQREAKSGYQAGKKETKDLYAPKPSSKVSKGNKSKGKKSKSPKPVKPVEDEDEAGLQKSLKFNLMSDAPGDSPRIHLPLNYPPGSPDLGRHYRSNSPLPSIQLQPQSPSASKKHQVVQDLPPANTFVGTGDTTSTGSEQYSDYSYRTNPPKYPSKQLPHRRVTFSATSQAQELQDPSQHSYYDSGLEESETPSSKSSSGPRLGPLALPEDHYERTTPDGSIGEMEHPENDLRPLPDVAMTGTCTRECSEFGHSDTCWMPGQSSPSRRTKSSALKLSTFVPYQDRGGQEPAGAGSPSPPEDRNTKTAPVRLLPSYSAFSHSSHDSCKDSATLEEIPLTQTSDFPPAATPASAQTAKREIYL
- the PCDH1 gene encoding protocadherin-1 isoform X2, which encodes MDCRARGLRCPEAALLILEPARMGSLRHSPGPGGQRLLLPALLLALLLLLAPSPGHATRVVYKVPEEQPPNTLIGSLAADYGFPDVGHLYKLEVGAPYLRVDGKTGDIFTTETSIDREGLRECQNQLPGEPCILEFEVSITDLVQNGSPRLLEGQIEVQDINDNTPNFASPVITLPIPENTNIGSLFPIPVASDRDAGPNGVASYELQVGPEAQELFGLQVAEDQDGKQPQLIVMGNLDRERLDSYDLTIKVQDGGNPPRASSALLRVTVLDTNDNAPKFERPSYEAELSENSPIGHSVIQVKANDSDQGANAEIDYTFHQVPEVVRRLLRLDRNTGLITVQGPVDREDLSTLRFSVLAKDRGTNPKSARAQVVVTVKDMNDNAPTIEIRGIGLVTHQDGMANISEDVAEETAVALVQVSDRDEGENAAVTCVVAGDVPFQLRQASDTGSDSKKKYFLQTTTPLDYEKVKDYTIEIVAVDSGNPPLSSTNSLKVQVVDVNDNAPVFTQSVTEVAFPENNKPGEVVAEVTASDADSGSNAELVYSLEPEPAAKGLFTISPETGEIRVKTSLDREQRESYELKVVAADRGSPSLQGTATVLVNVLDCNDNDPKFMLSGYNFSVMENMPALSPVGMVTVIDGDKGENARVQLTVEQDNGDFVIQNGTGTILSSLSFDREQQSTYTFQLKAVDGGVPPRSAYVGVTINVLDENDNAPFITAPSNTSHRLLTPQTRLGETVSQVTAEDIDSGVNAELTYSIAGGNPYGLFQIGSHSGAITLEKEIERRHHGLHRLVVKVSDRGKPPRYGTALVHLYVNDTLANRTLLETLLGHSLDTPLDIDIAGDPEYERSKQRSNILFGVVAGVVAVALLIALAVLVRYCRQREAKSGYQAGKKETKDLYAPKPSSKVSKGNKSKGKKSKSPKPVKPVEDEDEAGLQKSLKFNLMSDAPGDSPRIHLPLNYPPGSPDLGRHYRSNSPLPSIQLQPQSPSASKKHQVVQDLPPANTFVGTGDTTSTGSEQYSDYSYRTNPPKYPSKQLPHRRVTFSATSQAQELQDPSQHSYYDSGLEESETPSSKSSSGPRLGPLALPEDHYERTTPDGSIGEMEHPENEPAGRSRP